A part of Salmo trutta chromosome 15, fSalTru1.1, whole genome shotgun sequence genomic DNA contains:
- the LOC115148930 gene encoding nuclear pore complex protein Nup98-Nup96 isoform X1: MFNKSFGAPFGGGTGGFGTSSTFGQQNTGFGATTGGFGASAFGATNNTGGLFGATQNKPVVTANPQQIQTGAGRGGGLFGSSTFSQPVTSSTSSGFGFGAASGTSTSLFGSTNTGGGGGLFSQQSNAFGAAKPASFGTFGTSAASSGGLFGATNSNPFGGASASLFGASGFTQQAAQPGTTVKFNPATGSDTMVKGGVTTSINTKHQCITAMKEYENKSLEELRLEDYQAGRKGPTNPMAAPTGGLFGVAAAATPSTGAAGLFGSSATNTGFSFGQAKTNFGTSTGGFGAATGSLFGQQQQPQQAQQAASLFKPFGQATTTPNTGFSFGNTSTMGQPQQTSTMGGLFGSTAASQAGGLFGNTAQTTPATGFGTGTGLFGQTNTAFGNVGTQQSLFGNKTAGFGATTTSASSFGTGTGLFGNKSALTLGTGTNPSNFGFGPTAAGGSLFGNKTAAGGLGTGLGAGFGAAVGTGQMSLFGNNKTLGSTLGTMGAFGPQGFSTGTSTLGFGAQQQPVALTDPNAAAAQQAVLQQQINALAYSPFGDSPLFRNPLSDPKKKEERLKPTNPAAQKALTTPTHYKLTPRPATRVRPKALTSSGSSKSQLFDGLDDDEPSLTNGAFMPRKSIKKLVLKNLNGSSLYSSPINRDTDDLASPPEYPLNGLSASVDEDDYVREVVEGGDDLEINKFYTKPNLQDTISELNAHRVGARGRNGLEVSSEDISLGEDSIQEEREEEVQEVPPHPAGIVLCRVGYYTIPAMDELAKMVDENGVCVVENFTVGRKGYGSVFFHGEVNVTGLNLDEIVHFRRKEVIVYPDDKNKPAEGEGLNRRAEVTLDGVWPNDKTTCTQIKNPERLSEMNYEGRLENASRKQGARFLEYRPETGSWVFEVAHFSKYGLLDSDEDEEVPLKVDPKKLKTATTLPPGLQQLPPSQKQVAPQAQSTAVLELLSRMSEVDSDMADITQDAPGESMLGEEEGESGMGEEKGSRLGTVTPTEHNLVSASSQIASSLGINPHTLQIMKASLFAEDDDGDMFLEQGGMKSSLDRASPRILLPGTQGRPSIGGLLQTRFSGAGLFPQLPDVPFGGGIPGRLSMSRPSAVVPEPSRLSPWPSLGPSFLLPAPVAETTVRTVGARRLGGPVAPENSVTLGKGRLLMDAALFTGRSFRVGWGPGWTLVHCGDRLSGAGDKEQDQGDTGAGGFGFLPKPAKSKQLSDSPFKVVIEQVVGLEPRDSEESQAVYQRPLEIGLKHSTISTEGACPFIQPQSGVAALHEYVEWITDLNQEAGAGDAVLAHWALVWTLCEALWGRLGTTEPEPGTSGYLQQLERRRSFSAWLSHSATQRIEQEVGLSQAGGHVEAIFSYLTGHRISDACRLAQKSGDHRLSLLLSQAVGSQYGRELLALQLGDWNRMQTDSFLQEERLRIFALLAGKPVWQSTDCVVNVCSELDWKRCLAVHLWYMLPPTASIADALAKYEAAFQGSAEGQKYACAPLPPYLGQSDPLDMEEEESKRPLYDICFHLLKLYSDRHYSLQELLDPLTVTWERLDYRLSWHLWSVLQALHYTHLSPARQGLIHTSYAAQLESAGLWDMAIYVLLHISEDMLRERAVREMLQLHCPLLETEESAQKERFLTERLLIPEQWLHLAKATRARRETDRHREALHLYRAGHWNLCHRLVIQHLASDCIINDNHEYLLEFLEGLAVPERSAVIQDWDTAGRVYLDYIRVIQTLHAIQQMDGAGYKLERLHTEVTSLCSRIELLPCSTAKDRLAQSEMAKRVANILRVVLSLQQGGEGGEIPLSQLAPHIGRLPMPEDYALEELRSLTQSYLRQLIVS, from the exons ATGTTCAACAAGTCATTTGGTGCTCCTTTCGGGGGAGGGACAGGAGGATTTGGGACTTCATCCACGTTTGGACAACAAA ACACTGGCTTCGGGGCGACGACAGGTGGCTTCGGGGCCTCAGCGTTTGGGGCAACCAACAACACTGGAGGACTCTTTGGGGCAACGCAGAATAAACCAG TGGTGACAGCCAATCCTCAACAAATCCAAACTGGTGCAGGTAGAGGAG GTGGCCTGTTTGGTTCCAGTACGTTCAGCCAGCCCGTAACGTCGTCCACCAGTAGCGGCTTTGGGTTTGGCGCGGCCAGCGGCACGTCCACTAGCCTGTTCGGCAGCACCAACACGGGCGGCGGCGGAGGACTCTTCTCCCAGCAGAGCAATGCTTTCGGAGCCGCCAAACCAGCCTCCTTTGGCA CGTTTGGCACGAGCGCAGCCAGCAGCGGGGGGCTGTTTGGGGCGACCAACTCCAACCCCTTCGGAGGGGCGTCTGCCTCCCTGTTCGGAGCTTCAGGGTTCACTCAGCAAGCCGCTCAGCCAGGCACCACTGTCAAGTTCAAT CCTGCAACAGGAAGTGACACCATGGTGAAAGGGGGTGTGACCACGAGCATTAACACCAAGCACCAGTGCATCACGGCCATGAAGGAGTATGAGAACAAATCACTGGAG GAGCTGAGGTTGGAGGACTACCAGGCAGGAAGGAAGGGCCCCACTAACCCCATGGCTGCACCAACGGGGGGTCTCTTTGGGGTTGCGGCCGCAGCCACCCCCAGTACGGGGGCTGCAGGGCTGTTCGGCTCCTCAGCCACCAACACAGGCTTCTCCTTCGGCCAGGCCAAAACCAACTTCGGCACCA GTACTGGTGGGTTTGGTGCAGCCACAGGCAGTCTGTTTGGCCAGCAGCAACAGCCCCAGCAGGCCCAGCAGGCAGCCAGCCTGTTCAAGCCCTTCGGTCAGGCCACAACCACACCCAACACAGGATTCTCCTTCGGCAACACCAGCACCATGGGTCAGCCCCAACAAACCAGCACCATG ggGGGTCTGTTTGGGAGCACCGCGGCATCCCAGGCAGGGGGATTGTTTGGAAACACAGCTCAGACCACACCAGCCACAGGCTTTGGGACAGGCACTGGGCTCTTCGGACAAACCAACACCGCCTTCGGGAACGTCGGCACACAG CAGAGCTTGTTTGGTAATAAGACTGCAGGGTTTGGCGCCACCACCACCAGCGCCTCGTCGTTTGGCACAGGCACCGGCCTCTTCGGCAACAAATCCGCCCTCACCCTCGGAACAGGCACCAACCCATCTAACTTCG GTTTTGGGCCCACTGCTGCTGGCGGAAGCCTCTTTGGGAACAAGACGGCAGCAGGAGGACTGGGGACCGGACTGGGAGCCGGCTTTGGAGCAG CGGTGGGCACTGGGCAGATGTCTCTGTTTGGGAATAACAAGACACTGGGTTCCACTCTGGGAACAATGGGAGCGTTCGGACCGCAGGGATTCAGCACAGGAACCAGCACTCTGGGCTTTGGAGCACAACAACAGCCCGTCG cgcTGACGGACCCTAACGCGGCAGCGGCCCAACAGGCAGTGCTGCAGCAGCAGATCAATGCTCTGGCCTACTCCCCCTTTGGTGACTCCCCTCTCTTCAGAAACCCCCTCTCTGACCCCAAGAAGAAGGAGGAGCGTCTAAAGCCCACCAATCCGGCAGCCCAGAAGGCGTTGACCACGCCCACTCACTACAAGCTGACGCCGCGGCCTGCGACACGTGTGCGGCCCAAAGCTCTGACATCTTCAGGCTCCTCCAAGTCTCAGCTGTTTGACGGGCTGGATGACGACGAGCCTTCTCTCACCAATGGAGCCTTCATGCCCAG GAAGAGCATCAAGAAGCTGGTGCTGAAGAACCTGAATGGCAGCAGCCTGTACAGCAGCCCAATCAACAGAGacacagatgacctggcctctccACCGGAGTACCCCCTCAACGGACTCAG TGCCAGTGTGGACGAGGATGATTATGtgagggaggtggtggagggaggggatgacCTGGAGATCAACAAGTTCTACACCAAGCCCAACCTGCAGGACACCATCTCAGAGCTTAACGCCCATAGGGTGGGGGCCAGGGGCAGGAATGGCCTGGAG GTGAGCAGCGAGGACATATCGCTGGGAGAGGACTCCATACAggaggagcgagaggaggaggTGCAGGAGGTTCCCCCACACCCTGCAGGTATCGTTCTGTGCCGTGTGGGCTACTATACCATCCCCGCCATGGACGAGCTGGCCAAGATGGTGGACGAGAACGGCGTGTGTGTGGTGGAGAACTTCACCGTGGGCAGAAAAG GTTACGGCTCAGTGTTTTTCCATGGTGAGGTGAATGTGACGGGGCTGAACCTGGATGAGATTGTTCACTTCAGACGCAAAGAGGTCATCGTCTACCCCGACGACAAGAACAAGCCTGCTGAGGGGGAGGGGCTCAACAG gCGAGCGGAGGTGACTCTGGATGGGGTGTGGCCTAATGATAAGACCACTTGTACTCAGATAAAGAACCCTGAGCGTCTGTCTGAGATGAACTACGAGGGCCGCCTGGAGAACGCCTCACGCAAACAGGGCGCCCGCTTCCTTGAGTACCGCCCCGAGACCGGCTCCTGGGTGTTTGAA gtGGCCCACTTCTCTAAGTACGGCCTGCTGGACTCTGACGAGGATGAGGAAGTGCCTCTCAAAGTGGACCCCAAGAAGCTGAAGACAGCCACAACACTTCCCCCGGGGCTGCAGCAGCTTCCTCCCTCCCAGAAGCAGGTGGCGCCACAGGCTCAG TCCACGGCGGTGCTGGAGCTGCTGAGCCGCATGTCTGAGGTGGACAGTGACATGGCCGACATTACCCAGGATGCCCCAGGGGAGAGCAtgttgggggaggaggagggggagagcggCATGGGGGAGGAGAAGGGCAGTCGGCTGGGGACTGTGACCCCCACAGAACACAACCTTGTCTCTGCATCCAGTCAGATCGCCTCCTCGCTGGGAATCAACCCTCACACTCTCCAG ATCATGAAGGCATCTCTGTTTGctgaggatgatgatggtgacATGTTCCTGGAGCAGGGAGGGATGAAGAGCTCTCTAGACAGGGCCTCCCCTCGCATCCTCCTGCCTGGCACTCAGGGCAGGCCCTCCA tCGGTGGTCTCCTGCAGACTCGTTTCAGCGGGGCAGGTCTCTTCCCTCAGCTCCCTGACGTGCCCTTTGGAGGGGGCATTCCCGGGAGGCTGTCCATGTCTCGGCCTTCCGCTGTGGTTCCTGAGCCCTCGCGGCTCTCCCCCTGGCCCTCGCTGGGGCCCTCTTTCCTGCTGCCGGCCCCAGTGGCAGAGACCACTGTTCGGACGGTGGGGGCTCGACGCCTGGGGGGCCCTGTAGCCCCAGAGAACTCAGTCACACTGGGGAAG GGCCGTCTGCTGATGGATGCAGCTCTGTTCACGGGCCGGTCGTTCCGGGTTGGCTGGGGTCCAGGCTGGACTCTGGTCCACTGTGGAGACAGGCTGAGTGGGGCTGGGGACAAGGAGCAGGACCAAGGAGACACAGGAGCTGGAGGTTTTGGATTCCTGCCTAAACCTGCCAAGAGCAAACA ACTCTCAGACAGTCCGTTCAAGGTGGTGATCGAGCAGGTGGTTGGTCTGGAGCCGCGGGACAGTGAGGAGAGCCAGGCGGTGTACCAGCGGCCCCTGGAGATCGGCCTGAAGCacagcaccatcagtacagaggGGGCTTGCCCCTTCATCCAGCCCCAGAGTGGGGTGGCCGCCTTGCACGAGTACGTGGAGTGGATCACAGACCTCAACCAGGAGGCTGGTGCCGGAGACG CGGTCCTGGCTCACTGGGCTCTGGTGTGGACTCTGTGTGAGGCCCTGTGGGGTCGGCTGGGTACGACAGAGCCAGAGCCTGGTACCAGCGGCTACCTGCAGcagctggagaggaggaggagcttcTCAGCCTGGCTGTCCCACAGCGCCACCCAGAGGATCGAGCAGGAGGTGGGCCTGAGCCAGGCGGGAGGACACGTGGAGGCCATCTTCAGCTACCTCACTGGACACCGCATCAGTGACGCCTGCAGGCTGGCTCAGAAGAGTG GGGACCACCGCCTCTCCCTGCTGCTGTCCCAGGCGGTGGGCTCTCAGTACGGCCGGGAGCTGCTGGCGCTGCAGCTTGGAGACTGGAACAGAATGCAGACGGACTCATTCCTGCAGGAGGAGAGGCTACGCATCTTCGCCCTGCTCGCCGGGAAACCT GTGTGGCAGTCTACAGACTGTGTGGTGAATGTGTGTTCAGAGCTGGACTGGAAGCGTTGTTTGgcggtccacctgtggtacatgcTGCCTCCCACCGCCTCCATCGCTGACGCCCTGGCCAAGTACGAAGCCGCCTTCCAGGGCTCTGCAGAGGGTCAGAAGTATGCCTGCGCCCCCCTGCCCCCCTACCTCGGCCAATCAGACCCGCTGGACATGGAGGAAGAAGAGTCTAAACGGCCACTCTACGACATCTGTTTCCACCTGCTCAAACTATACAGCGACAG acaCTACAGCCTGCAGGAGTTGTTGGACCCGCTGACGGTGACATGGGAGCGTCTGGACTACCGTCTGAGCTGGCACCTGTGGTCGGTCCTGCAGGCGCTGCACTACACACACCTGAGCCCCGCCCGGCAGGGCCTCATACACACCAGCTACGCTGCCCAGCTGGAGAGCGCTGGCCTCTGGGACATGGCAATCTATGTACTGCTGCACATATCTGAGGACAT gcTCCGTGAGCGTGCGGTGAGGGAGATGCTCCAGCTCCACTGCCCTCTGCTGGAGACGGAGGAGTCTGCCCAGAAAGAGCGCTTCCTCACAGAAAGACTACTGATCCCAGAACAGTGGCTCCACCTGGCCAAAGCTACTAGAGccagaagagagacagacagacacagagaggccCTGCACCTGTACAGAGCAGGCCACTGGAACCTCTGCCACAGGCTGGTCATACAACACCTGGCCTCAG ACTGTATCATTAATGATAACCATGAGTACCTGTTGGAGTTCTTGGAGGGGCTGGCTGTTCCAGAGCGCAGTGCTGTGATCCAGGACTGGGACACGGCAGGCAGAGTCTACCTGGACTACATCAGAGTCATACAGACCTTACACGCCATACAACAG ATGGACGGTGCTGGTTATAAGCTGGAACGTCTACACACCGAGGTGACATCACTCTGCAGCAGGATAGAGCTCCTCCCCTGCTCCACCGCCAAGGACCGCCTCGCCCAATCAG agATGGCCAAGCGCGTGGCTAACATCCTGCGTGTGGTGTTGAGTCTGCAGCAGGGTGGTGAGGGTGGCGAGATCCCCTTGTCCCAGCTAGCGCCCCACATCGGCCGTCTGCCCATGCCTGAGGACTATGCCCTCGAGGAGCTCCGCAGCCTCACCCAATCATACCTGAGACAGCTCATCGTCAGCTAA
- the LOC115148930 gene encoding nuclear pore complex protein Nup98-Nup96 isoform X3 has protein sequence MFNKSFGAPFGGGTGGFGTSSTFGQQNTGFGATTGGFGASAFGATNNTGGLFGATQNKPGGLFGSSTFSQPVTSSTSSGFGFGAASGTSTSLFGSTNTGGGGGLFSQQSNAFGAAKPASFGTFGTSAASSGGLFGATNSNPFGGASASLFGASGFTQQAAQPGTTVKFNPATGSDTMVKGGVTTSINTKHQCITAMKEYENKSLEELRLEDYQAGRKGPTNPMAAPTGGLFGVAAAATPSTGAAGLFGSSATNTGFSFGQAKTNFGTSTGGFGAATGSLFGQQQQPQQAQQAASLFKPFGQATTTPNTGFSFGNTSTMGQPQQTSTMGGLFGSTAASQAGGLFGNTAQTTPATGFGTGTGLFGQTNTAFGNVGTQQSLFGNKTAGFGATTTSASSFGTGTGLFGNKSALTLGTGTNPSNFGFGPTAAGGSLFGNKTAAGGLGTGLGAGFGAAVGTGQMSLFGNNKTLGSTLGTMGAFGPQGFSTGTSTLGFGAQQQPVALTDPNAAAAQQAVLQQQINALAYSPFGDSPLFRNPLSDPKKKEERLKPTNPAAQKALTTPTHYKLTPRPATRVRPKALTSSGSSKSQLFDGLDDDEPSLTNGAFMPRKSIKKLVLKNLNGSSLYSSPINRDTDDLASPPEYPLNGLSASVDEDDYVREVVEGGDDLEINKFYTKPNLQDTISELNAHRVGARGRNGLEVSSEDISLGEDSIQEEREEEVQEVPPHPAGIVLCRVGYYTIPAMDELAKMVDENGVCVVENFTVGRKGYGSVFFHGEVNVTGLNLDEIVHFRRKEVIVYPDDKNKPAEGEGLNRRAEVTLDGVWPNDKTTCTQIKNPERLSEMNYEGRLENASRKQGARFLEYRPETGSWVFEVAHFSKYGLLDSDEDEEVPLKVDPKKLKTATTLPPGLQQLPPSQKQVAPQAQSTAVLELLSRMSEVDSDMADITQDAPGESMLGEEEGESGMGEEKGSRLGTVTPTEHNLVSASSQIASSLGINPHTLQIMKASLFAEDDDGDMFLEQGGMKSSLDRASPRILLPGTQGRPSIGGLLQTRFSGAGLFPQLPDVPFGGGIPGRLSMSRPSAVVPEPSRLSPWPSLGPSFLLPAPVAETTVRTVGARRLGGPVAPENSVTLGKGRLLMDAALFTGRSFRVGWGPGWTLVHCGDRLSGAGDKEQDQGDTGAGGFGFLPKPAKSKQLSDSPFKVVIEQVVGLEPRDSEESQAVYQRPLEIGLKHSTISTEGACPFIQPQSGVAALHEYVEWITDLNQEAGAGDAVLAHWALVWTLCEALWGRLGTTEPEPGTSGYLQQLERRRSFSAWLSHSATQRIEQEVGLSQAGGHVEAIFSYLTGHRISDACRLAQKSGDHRLSLLLSQAVGSQYGRELLALQLGDWNRMQTDSFLQEERLRIFALLAGKPVWQSTDCVVNVCSELDWKRCLAVHLWYMLPPTASIADALAKYEAAFQGSAEGQKYACAPLPPYLGQSDPLDMEEEESKRPLYDICFHLLKLYSDRHYSLQELLDPLTVTWERLDYRLSWHLWSVLQALHYTHLSPARQGLIHTSYAAQLESAGLWDMAIYVLLHISEDMLRERAVREMLQLHCPLLETEESAQKERFLTERLLIPEQWLHLAKATRARRETDRHREALHLYRAGHWNLCHRLVIQHLASDCIINDNHEYLLEFLEGLAVPERSAVIQDWDTAGRVYLDYIRVIQTLHAIQQMDGAGYKLERLHTEVTSLCSRIELLPCSTAKDRLAQSEMAKRVANILRVVLSLQQGGEGGEIPLSQLAPHIGRLPMPEDYALEELRSLTQSYLRQLIVS, from the exons ATGTTCAACAAGTCATTTGGTGCTCCTTTCGGGGGAGGGACAGGAGGATTTGGGACTTCATCCACGTTTGGACAACAAA ACACTGGCTTCGGGGCGACGACAGGTGGCTTCGGGGCCTCAGCGTTTGGGGCAACCAACAACACTGGAGGACTCTTTGGGGCAACGCAGAATAAACCAG GTGGCCTGTTTGGTTCCAGTACGTTCAGCCAGCCCGTAACGTCGTCCACCAGTAGCGGCTTTGGGTTTGGCGCGGCCAGCGGCACGTCCACTAGCCTGTTCGGCAGCACCAACACGGGCGGCGGCGGAGGACTCTTCTCCCAGCAGAGCAATGCTTTCGGAGCCGCCAAACCAGCCTCCTTTGGCA CGTTTGGCACGAGCGCAGCCAGCAGCGGGGGGCTGTTTGGGGCGACCAACTCCAACCCCTTCGGAGGGGCGTCTGCCTCCCTGTTCGGAGCTTCAGGGTTCACTCAGCAAGCCGCTCAGCCAGGCACCACTGTCAAGTTCAAT CCTGCAACAGGAAGTGACACCATGGTGAAAGGGGGTGTGACCACGAGCATTAACACCAAGCACCAGTGCATCACGGCCATGAAGGAGTATGAGAACAAATCACTGGAG GAGCTGAGGTTGGAGGACTACCAGGCAGGAAGGAAGGGCCCCACTAACCCCATGGCTGCACCAACGGGGGGTCTCTTTGGGGTTGCGGCCGCAGCCACCCCCAGTACGGGGGCTGCAGGGCTGTTCGGCTCCTCAGCCACCAACACAGGCTTCTCCTTCGGCCAGGCCAAAACCAACTTCGGCACCA GTACTGGTGGGTTTGGTGCAGCCACAGGCAGTCTGTTTGGCCAGCAGCAACAGCCCCAGCAGGCCCAGCAGGCAGCCAGCCTGTTCAAGCCCTTCGGTCAGGCCACAACCACACCCAACACAGGATTCTCCTTCGGCAACACCAGCACCATGGGTCAGCCCCAACAAACCAGCACCATG ggGGGTCTGTTTGGGAGCACCGCGGCATCCCAGGCAGGGGGATTGTTTGGAAACACAGCTCAGACCACACCAGCCACAGGCTTTGGGACAGGCACTGGGCTCTTCGGACAAACCAACACCGCCTTCGGGAACGTCGGCACACAG CAGAGCTTGTTTGGTAATAAGACTGCAGGGTTTGGCGCCACCACCACCAGCGCCTCGTCGTTTGGCACAGGCACCGGCCTCTTCGGCAACAAATCCGCCCTCACCCTCGGAACAGGCACCAACCCATCTAACTTCG GTTTTGGGCCCACTGCTGCTGGCGGAAGCCTCTTTGGGAACAAGACGGCAGCAGGAGGACTGGGGACCGGACTGGGAGCCGGCTTTGGAGCAG CGGTGGGCACTGGGCAGATGTCTCTGTTTGGGAATAACAAGACACTGGGTTCCACTCTGGGAACAATGGGAGCGTTCGGACCGCAGGGATTCAGCACAGGAACCAGCACTCTGGGCTTTGGAGCACAACAACAGCCCGTCG cgcTGACGGACCCTAACGCGGCAGCGGCCCAACAGGCAGTGCTGCAGCAGCAGATCAATGCTCTGGCCTACTCCCCCTTTGGTGACTCCCCTCTCTTCAGAAACCCCCTCTCTGACCCCAAGAAGAAGGAGGAGCGTCTAAAGCCCACCAATCCGGCAGCCCAGAAGGCGTTGACCACGCCCACTCACTACAAGCTGACGCCGCGGCCTGCGACACGTGTGCGGCCCAAAGCTCTGACATCTTCAGGCTCCTCCAAGTCTCAGCTGTTTGACGGGCTGGATGACGACGAGCCTTCTCTCACCAATGGAGCCTTCATGCCCAG GAAGAGCATCAAGAAGCTGGTGCTGAAGAACCTGAATGGCAGCAGCCTGTACAGCAGCCCAATCAACAGAGacacagatgacctggcctctccACCGGAGTACCCCCTCAACGGACTCAG TGCCAGTGTGGACGAGGATGATTATGtgagggaggtggtggagggaggggatgacCTGGAGATCAACAAGTTCTACACCAAGCCCAACCTGCAGGACACCATCTCAGAGCTTAACGCCCATAGGGTGGGGGCCAGGGGCAGGAATGGCCTGGAG GTGAGCAGCGAGGACATATCGCTGGGAGAGGACTCCATACAggaggagcgagaggaggaggTGCAGGAGGTTCCCCCACACCCTGCAGGTATCGTTCTGTGCCGTGTGGGCTACTATACCATCCCCGCCATGGACGAGCTGGCCAAGATGGTGGACGAGAACGGCGTGTGTGTGGTGGAGAACTTCACCGTGGGCAGAAAAG GTTACGGCTCAGTGTTTTTCCATGGTGAGGTGAATGTGACGGGGCTGAACCTGGATGAGATTGTTCACTTCAGACGCAAAGAGGTCATCGTCTACCCCGACGACAAGAACAAGCCTGCTGAGGGGGAGGGGCTCAACAG gCGAGCGGAGGTGACTCTGGATGGGGTGTGGCCTAATGATAAGACCACTTGTACTCAGATAAAGAACCCTGAGCGTCTGTCTGAGATGAACTACGAGGGCCGCCTGGAGAACGCCTCACGCAAACAGGGCGCCCGCTTCCTTGAGTACCGCCCCGAGACCGGCTCCTGGGTGTTTGAA gtGGCCCACTTCTCTAAGTACGGCCTGCTGGACTCTGACGAGGATGAGGAAGTGCCTCTCAAAGTGGACCCCAAGAAGCTGAAGACAGCCACAACACTTCCCCCGGGGCTGCAGCAGCTTCCTCCCTCCCAGAAGCAGGTGGCGCCACAGGCTCAG TCCACGGCGGTGCTGGAGCTGCTGAGCCGCATGTCTGAGGTGGACAGTGACATGGCCGACATTACCCAGGATGCCCCAGGGGAGAGCAtgttgggggaggaggagggggagagcggCATGGGGGAGGAGAAGGGCAGTCGGCTGGGGACTGTGACCCCCACAGAACACAACCTTGTCTCTGCATCCAGTCAGATCGCCTCCTCGCTGGGAATCAACCCTCACACTCTCCAG ATCATGAAGGCATCTCTGTTTGctgaggatgatgatggtgacATGTTCCTGGAGCAGGGAGGGATGAAGAGCTCTCTAGACAGGGCCTCCCCTCGCATCCTCCTGCCTGGCACTCAGGGCAGGCCCTCCA tCGGTGGTCTCCTGCAGACTCGTTTCAGCGGGGCAGGTCTCTTCCCTCAGCTCCCTGACGTGCCCTTTGGAGGGGGCATTCCCGGGAGGCTGTCCATGTCTCGGCCTTCCGCTGTGGTTCCTGAGCCCTCGCGGCTCTCCCCCTGGCCCTCGCTGGGGCCCTCTTTCCTGCTGCCGGCCCCAGTGGCAGAGACCACTGTTCGGACGGTGGGGGCTCGACGCCTGGGGGGCCCTGTAGCCCCAGAGAACTCAGTCACACTGGGGAAG GGCCGTCTGCTGATGGATGCAGCTCTGTTCACGGGCCGGTCGTTCCGGGTTGGCTGGGGTCCAGGCTGGACTCTGGTCCACTGTGGAGACAGGCTGAGTGGGGCTGGGGACAAGGAGCAGGACCAAGGAGACACAGGAGCTGGAGGTTTTGGATTCCTGCCTAAACCTGCCAAGAGCAAACA ACTCTCAGACAGTCCGTTCAAGGTGGTGATCGAGCAGGTGGTTGGTCTGGAGCCGCGGGACAGTGAGGAGAGCCAGGCGGTGTACCAGCGGCCCCTGGAGATCGGCCTGAAGCacagcaccatcagtacagaggGGGCTTGCCCCTTCATCCAGCCCCAGAGTGGGGTGGCCGCCTTGCACGAGTACGTGGAGTGGATCACAGACCTCAACCAGGAGGCTGGTGCCGGAGACG CGGTCCTGGCTCACTGGGCTCTGGTGTGGACTCTGTGTGAGGCCCTGTGGGGTCGGCTGGGTACGACAGAGCCAGAGCCTGGTACCAGCGGCTACCTGCAGcagctggagaggaggaggagcttcTCAGCCTGGCTGTCCCACAGCGCCACCCAGAGGATCGAGCAGGAGGTGGGCCTGAGCCAGGCGGGAGGACACGTGGAGGCCATCTTCAGCTACCTCACTGGACACCGCATCAGTGACGCCTGCAGGCTGGCTCAGAAGAGTG GGGACCACCGCCTCTCCCTGCTGCTGTCCCAGGCGGTGGGCTCTCAGTACGGCCGGGAGCTGCTGGCGCTGCAGCTTGGAGACTGGAACAGAATGCAGACGGACTCATTCCTGCAGGAGGAGAGGCTACGCATCTTCGCCCTGCTCGCCGGGAAACCT GTGTGGCAGTCTACAGACTGTGTGGTGAATGTGTGTTCAGAGCTGGACTGGAAGCGTTGTTTGgcggtccacctgtggtacatgcTGCCTCCCACCGCCTCCATCGCTGACGCCCTGGCCAAGTACGAAGCCGCCTTCCAGGGCTCTGCAGAGGGTCAGAAGTATGCCTGCGCCCCCCTGCCCCCCTACCTCGGCCAATCAGACCCGCTGGACATGGAGGAAGAAGAGTCTAAACGGCCACTCTACGACATCTGTTTCCACCTGCTCAAACTATACAGCGACAG acaCTACAGCCTGCAGGAGTTGTTGGACCCGCTGACGGTGACATGGGAGCGTCTGGACTACCGTCTGAGCTGGCACCTGTGGTCGGTCCTGCAGGCGCTGCACTACACACACCTGAGCCCCGCCCGGCAGGGCCTCATACACACCAGCTACGCTGCCCAGCTGGAGAGCGCTGGCCTCTGGGACATGGCAATCTATGTACTGCTGCACATATCTGAGGACAT gcTCCGTGAGCGTGCGGTGAGGGAGATGCTCCAGCTCCACTGCCCTCTGCTGGAGACGGAGGAGTCTGCCCAGAAAGAGCGCTTCCTCACAGAAAGACTACTGATCCCAGAACAGTGGCTCCACCTGGCCAAAGCTACTAGAGccagaagagagacagacagacacagagaggccCTGCACCTGTACAGAGCAGGCCACTGGAACCTCTGCCACAGGCTGGTCATACAACACCTGGCCTCAG ACTGTATCATTAATGATAACCATGAGTACCTGTTGGAGTTCTTGGAGGGGCTGGCTGTTCCAGAGCGCAGTGCTGTGATCCAGGACTGGGACACGGCAGGCAGAGTCTACCTGGACTACATCAGAGTCATACAGACCTTACACGCCATACAACAG ATGGACGGTGCTGGTTATAAGCTGGAACGTCTACACACCGAGGTGACATCACTCTGCAGCAGGATAGAGCTCCTCCCCTGCTCCACCGCCAAGGACCGCCTCGCCCAATCAG agATGGCCAAGCGCGTGGCTAACATCCTGCGTGTGGTGTTGAGTCTGCAGCAGGGTGGTGAGGGTGGCGAGATCCCCTTGTCCCAGCTAGCGCCCCACATCGGCCGTCTGCCCATGCCTGAGGACTATGCCCTCGAGGAGCTCCGCAGCCTCACCCAATCATACCTGAGACAGCTCATCGTCAGCTAA